The Temnothorax longispinosus isolate EJ_2023e chromosome 7, Tlon_JGU_v1, whole genome shotgun sequence genome contains a region encoding:
- the LOC139816960 gene encoding uncharacterized protein — protein sequence MYAKIETERLNYIRNNQVQLRADSYIHLRDAMGKQDADVAQMGQMVVLPSSFTGGPRYMHERTQDAMTYVRFYGRPDLFITFTCNPKWKDITDVLLPGQKSHDRHDIIARVFHLKVKKMMALLKKGDLFGKVTCFMYSVEWQKRGLPHIHILLWLEQRIFNNMIDKVICAEIPDPVKDSLLYNIVKANMIHGPCGGLNRNSPCMKGGNCSKRYPRQLLKDTQTGNDGYPQYRRRSQADGGFTVKINEIELDNRWVVPYNPVLLRTFNAHINVELCNSVKSIKYICKYVNKGSDQATFALENKRDEVKLYESGRYISSSEAVWRILAFPIHERYPAVFHLAVHLENGQRVYFNSKNLVERISNPLQTTLLAFFELCKTDDFAKTLLYCEVPFYFVFKNNKFERRKRGMNVDGWPGIKKDNVLGRVYTIHPNNTECYYLRMLLYEIRGPTSFLELKTVNGVVCSTFQSACKALGLLEDDKHWDNTLEEAALCDSSFKLRELFTVMLVFCQLNEPMSLWEKYKDSFSEDITRQVERELQSSAQQIMDEVYNRCLVMIEDAVLALGGQELQQYGLSQPKRLGEVLRNRDYLRETNYDVNILAQVVSNNEGLLTDEQFAVYRQVLSSIELSAGQVFFLDAPGGTGKTFLINLLLAKVRSDCGIALAVASSGIAATLLEGGKTAHAAFKLPLNLNYVETPLCNISKQSNMAQVLRDCKLIVWDESTMAHKGGFEALSTTLKDIRGNDGVMGGVTVLLAGDFRQTLPVVQRGTRADEVKACIKASYLWSLICKLSLKKNMRVYLKGDVSAGQFSKILLEIGDGKYPESEGKVIIPKDLGLVVTTLANLIDKIYPDIVDIKKKSMDWLCERAILTPKNDKAGVINDILLKSLDEIEMEYRSVDSVVQTDDAVNYPVEFLNSLNPPGLPTHKLRLKVGAPVMLLRNLNPPKLCNGTRLRVKALYRNVIEATVFTGCARGDTVFIPRIPLIPSEYPFEFKRLQFPIKVCFAMTINKSQGQSLKVAGIDLSEDCFSHGQFYVACSRVSSPSSLVILAPEGKTTNVVYKEVLK from the coding sequence ATGTATGCTAAAATAGAGACTGAAAGGTTGAATTATATTAGGAATAACCAGGTGCAGTTGAGGGCAGATAGTTACATTCATTTGAGAGACGCCATGGGAAAGCAAGATGCTGACGTTGCTCAGATGGGTCAAATGGTGGTGCTTCCGTCATCATTCACTGGAGGACCACGCTATATGCATGAGCGAACTCAGGACGCTATGACATACGTCCGTTTTTATGGTCGTCCTGATCtgtttattacttttacttGTAATCCAAAGTGGAAGGATATCACAGATGTACTGCTTCCTGGCCAAAAATCTCACGATCGACACGATATTATAGCTAGGGTATTTCATCTCAAGGTGAAGAAAATGATGGCTCTTTTAAAAAAGGGTGATTTGTTTGGAAAAGTGACGTGTTTCATGTACTCTGTGGAATGGCAAAAACGAGGTTTGCCTCATATTCACATCTTGCTGTGGCTAGAGCAGCgcatctttaataatatgatCGACAAAGTCATATGTGCTGAAATACCTGATCCCGTGAAAGACTCtcttctttataatattgtcAAGGCCAATATGATTCATGGGCCCTGCGGGGGCTTAAACCGTAATTCGCCATGTATGAAAGGAGGCAATTGCAGCAAGAGGTATCCCAGGCAACTTCTAAAGGACACTCAGACAGGAAACGATGGATATCCGCAGTATCGGAGAAGGTCTCAAGCTGATGGTGGATTTACCgtaaaaatcaatgaaatagAGCTGGACAATCGTTGGGTGGTGCCCTATAATCCTGTTTTGTTACGTACTTTCAATGCTCATATTAATGTGGAATTATGTAATTCAGTTAAatctataaagtatatttgtaAGTACGTGAATAAGGGCAGTGATCAAGCGACTTTTGCCTTAGAGAATAAGAGGGATGAGGTAAAATTGTACGAGAGTGGACGGTATATTAGCAGCTCAGAGGCAGTTTGGAGAATCTTGGCGTTTCCTATTCATGAGAGGTATCCTGCTGTCTTTCATCTAGCTGTACACCTCGAGAATGGTCAGCGTGTATACTTTAATTCCAAAAACTTAGTTGAGAGGATTAGTAATCCACTTCAGACAACACTCTTGGCTTTCTTCGAGCTGTGCAAAACCGACGATTTTGCAAAAACTCTTTTGTACTGTGAGgttcctttttattttgtgtttaaaaataacaagtttGAGAGAAGAAAGCGGGGAATGAATGTCGATGGCTGGCCAGGAATAAAGAAGGACAATGTGCTGGGAAGAGTGTATACCATCCATCCAAATAACACAGAGTGTTATTATCTTCGCATGTTACTGTATGAGATTCGAGGTCCAACATCATTTTTAGAATTGAAAACTGTAAATGGTGTTGTCTGTTCAACATTCCAGTCTGCATGCAAGGCATTAGGTTTGCTGGAAGATGACAAACACTGGGACAATACATTGGAGGAAGCTGCTTTGTGTGATTCTTCCTTCAAGCTGCGGGAGCTTTTTACAGTGATGTTGGTATTCTGTCAACTTAATGAGCCTATGAGTCTTTGGGAAAAGTATAAAGACAGCTTTTCAGAAGATATTACACGACAAGTGGAAAGAGAGTTGCAAAGCAGTGCGCAGCAGATAATGGACGAGGTGTATAACAGATGTTTGGTGATGATTGAAGACGCAGTATTGGCTTTGGGAGGACAGGAGTTACAACAATATGGTCTGTCTCAGCCAAAAAGGTTAGGAGAAGTTTTGAGAAATCGGGATTATCTGAGAGAAACAAATTATGATGTAAACATCTTAGCACAAGTGGTGTCGAATAACGAGGGTTTACTAACAGATGAACAGTTCGCTGTCTATCGGCAGGTCCTTAGCAGTATTGAATTAAGTGCTGGTCAGGTCTTTTTTCTAGATGCTCCAGGTGGTACTGGAAAAActtttctcattaatttaCTTTTGGCAAAAGTAAGAAGTGATTGTGGCATTGCCTTGGCTGTTGCATCCTCTGGCATTGCTGCTACGCTGTTAGAGGGAGGCAAGACTGCTCACGCTGCTTTTAAGCTGCCCCTCAATCTAAACTATGTAGAAACACCCTTGTgcaatatttcaaaacaaaGCAACATGGCCCAAGTGTTGCGGGACTGTAAGCTCATTGTTTGGGATGAGAGCACCATGGCACATAAAGGGGGTTTTGAAGCATTGAGTACAACCTTAAAAGATATTAGGGGTAACGATGGAGTGATGGGGGGAGTCACTGTGTTGCTGGCTGGAGACTTCCGACAGACTTTGCCTGTAGTGCAAAGGGGAACTCGAGCTGATGAGGTTAAAGCATGCATTAAGGCATCATATTTATGGTCTCTTATCTGTAAACTCTCTCTCAAAAAGAATATGAGGGTATATTTGAAAGGTGATGTCTCCGCGGGGCAATTCTCGAAAATTCTACTTGAAATAGGAGATGGAAAATATCCCGAGTCTGAGGGAAAGGTGATTATTCCAAAAGATTTAGGCTTAGTAGTGACAACCTTAGCTAACCTTATTGACAAAATATACCCTGATATTGTTGATATCAAAAAGAAATCTATGGACTGGTTGTGTGAGCGTGCAATTTTGACTCCTAAGAACGATAAAGCTGGTGTAATTAATGACATTCTACTTAAATCATTAGACGAGATAGAAATGGAGTACAGATCTGTAGACTCGGTGGTACAAACAGATGACGCTGTCAATTACCCCGTGGAGTTCCTAAATAGTTTGAACCCTCCTGGTTTACCCACTCACAAGCTTCGACTTAAAGTGGGGGCTCCAGTGATGTTGCTGCGAAACCTCAATCCACCAAAACTTTGTAATGGAACCAGGTTGCGAGTAAAGGCACTCTATAGGAATGTTATCGAGGCCACAGTGTTCACCGGCTGTGCTCGGGGAGATACAGtgtttataccacgcataccACTCATACCATCAGAGTACCCTTTCGAGTTTAAAAGGCTGCAATTTCCTATCAAGGTTTGTTTTGCGATGACCATTAATAAGTCACAGGGACAGTCGTTGAAAGTAGCAGGGATTGATTTAAGTGAGGACTGTTTCTCACATGGGCAGTTTTACGTGGCCTGCTCAAGGGTAAGCTCACCTAGCAGTCTGGTGATTCTAGCACCTGAGGGGAAAACTACTAATGTGGTCTATAAAGAGGTCCTTAAGTag